CGTGTTCCGGTTCTTCGGCACCGCGGTGCGCAATGTACCGGGCACAGCAGCGAACGGTTTCCGCTCGAGCCGGCACACCAGCATGATGCGCCGCGATCCGCTGGGCGTGATTGCCTCGATCGCCCCGTGGAATTATCCACTGCTGATGGCCGCCTGGAAAATCGCGCCAGCCGTCGCCGCCGGCAATGCCGTGGTGATCAAGCCATCGGAAAACACTCCGCTGAGCCTGTTGTTTCTGGCGTCGATCCTGGCCGAATTCCTGCCGCCGGGCGTGGTCAATGTGGTGTGTGGTGACGGCCCTGAAGTGGGCCAGACACTGATCACCCATCCGCTGGTGCGCATGATCTCGCTGACAGGCGATGTGCGTACCGGACGCGCCGTGCTCAAGGCAGCCGCCGGAGAGAGCATCAAGCGCACCCATCTTGAACTGGGTGGCAAGGCCCCGCTGATCGTGTGTGCCGATGCCGATATCGACACGCTGGTGGAGACGCTGCGCGAGGCCAGCTTCTACAATGCCGGACAGGACTGCACGGCGGCCTGCCGGATCTTTGTCGACCAATCGATTGCCCAGGAGGTGACCGACAGGCTCTCAGGCATGATCGGCTCGCTGGTCTATGGCGCGCCCGAGCGCGACGACGTCGAATTCGGCCCCTTGATCACCGGATCGCAGCGCGACCGGGTCGCCGGCTTTGTTGAGCGGGCGCGCGCCGATGGCGCTGATATCGTGGCTGGCGGCGCGACACCGGATCAACCGGGTTATTACTACCAGCCAACGCTGGTAGCGGCGCCGATCGAGGCTGAAATCGTGCAGAAGGAAGTGTTTGGACCGGTGCTGACCATCACCGCATTCGACGAACCAGCCACGGCGCTGGAATGGGCCAATGCCTCCGAATACGGCCTGGCTTCGTCGGTGTGGTCGCGCGACGGTGTGCAGGCGATGAATATCGCCAATGCGCTGCAATACGGCATTACCTGGGTGAATACCCATGGCGTGTTCGCCACTGAAATGCCGCATGGGGGCATGAAGAATTCGGGCTATGGTTCCGATCTCTCCATGCAGTCTCTGATGGACTACACGCAGGTACGTCACATCATGGTTGCGTCCTAGCACGCGGAAAAAGGCGCGCATGGATGGGTAAATCTGATAGAGGAAGCGCCATGCGCATCCTCGACATGACCACCTTTGTCGCCTTGGCGCGGCACCGCCATTTTGGCCGTGCCGCCGAAGAACTGCATACGACGCAGCCAGCAATTTCCATTCGTCTTGCGGCGATGGAGGAGGAGTTTGGCTGCCGTCTCATGCACCGCACCGGACGCAATTTCTCGCTGACCCCCAGCGGACAGCGTGTGCTGGAAACCTTCCAGTCGATCCTGAGTGCCTATGACGGGCTCAAGCATGAACTGACCGACGAGGCCAGTCTGGCGCCCAAGGTGGTGCGGATCGGGGCAATCGACTCGGTGTCCTCGACCTGGATGACGCCCTTTGTCGAAGCGTTGCACGAAGCGGCGCCAACGCTGAAGATCGAGCTGACGGTTGAAGGCACCAAAAGCCTGATCGACGGGATGAACAAGGGCGAGTTCGATGTGATCTTTGCGCTCGATCCGGCCATTGGCGACAATTTCCGCAGCTTCACGTCCTGCGTGCTGCAGATGACATGGGCGGGATCGCCCAAGATCATCAATCCGGACCGCACCTATAGCGTCGATGATCTGGCGAGCCTGCCCATCATCACCTTCCCCAAGGACACCCCGCCCTACCGGATGATCGCGCCCTATTTCCAGGACGAGCAGGTGCTGGCCAGCAAGCTGACGAGCTCCAATTCGCTATACTCGATCATCAATCTGCTCATTGACGGCTTTGGCGTCGGCGCCATTCCCAGCGTCACCATCAAGCGCGAGCTCAAGATGGGACTGTTGCACCCGATCCGGGTGACCAAGCATTTTCCCGCCATGCCCATTATCGGCACTTATCAGGCGATCAGCGAACGCGATCTGATCCGCCGCGTGGTCGAACAGGCCCATGTCAGCGCCGCGCTTTACTGCGCGACAGTGGACCCCAGCATGGCCTGGGTGGATTAGGCCTTTACGACTGAGTGCAGCGTGCGCTTCGCAAAGCGGATGAGTTCGTCTGCCGCGAGCACTTAAGCGCGGATCTTCCAACCCCCCACGATTCTTTAGTTCGGGTAAGGAATATATTCATTGGTCGGTGCTACAGTAGGCTCGGGGCCAAGCAACGGGCACGCTGAGCAGGTGTCCGGCGCCGTAGAAGTTGCGCTGCCCTAGGAAAGGACACGCAATGTCGCTGATTGATCGACACGCCGTCACTGTTAGCGGACGGGGTACCAAACCGATGGTTTTTCTGCACGGGTATGGGTGTGACCAGAATATGTGGCGTCTGATGACGCCCTTTTTCGAAGAGGCCCACAAGGTCGTTCTGTACGATCAGATCGGCGCCGGCCGGTCGGATCTGAGCGCCTATGACAAGGACAAATATAACCGCCTGCAAGGCTATGCTGATGATCTGATCGCGATTTGTGACGAGTTGGCGCTCGGCCCTGTCGTTGTGGTGGGGCACAGCATTAGCGGCACCATTGCGCTTCTGGCCGCCAAGAAACGCCCGGAACTATTCGAGAAACTGGTGATGGTCGGCCCCTCACCAAGCTTTATCAATGATGGCGACTATGTCGGCGGCTTCGACCGGTCGGATATCGACGACATGCTCGAATTTCTCCAGCTCAACCACGAAGGCTGGTCCAGCCAGATGGCCCCCATCATCATGGGCAACCCGGATCGCCCCGCGCTCGCCGAGGAACTCGAAGCTAGCTTCTGTCGGACTGATCCGCAAATTGCCAAGCAATTCGCCAGGGCGACATTCCTGTCTGACCACCGGGCCGATCTGGTTGATGTGAATACACCCACGCTGATTCTGCAGAGCGATGACGATACGATCGCTCCGGTAAGTGTGGGGACGTATATGGCCCAGAACATGCCCAATGCGCAGATGGTGCTACTGCGGGCGCAGGGGCATTGCCCTCACATCAGTTCAGCCCCCCTGGTGTCAAAAGCCATTCTTGATTACCTGGCGCAGTAGGGCCCGCCGGATGGGTCCCGAAGTCCCCGGAACGTTGACTGACAAAGGGTCAGCGCTGGATCTGTTCGAGTTGGCGCCAGCAGCCATGGTGCTGTGCCATCGGCAGGGCTTCGTGCAGAAATTCAACCGGGCATTTGCTCGGCTGGTCGGCTGGCAGGATGGCAAGATACCGCCGGCGCGACAGTTCAAGGAACTACTGACCAGGCCGTCGCAATACATCTATGGCTCACAGGTTGTGCCGCCGCTGCATCTGTTGGGCGCGGTCGAAGAGATCGAGCTTGATATCGTCACAGCGGATGGATCGAAACTTCCCGTATTGCTTGGCGCAGTGCAGATCGACGGCGGCGATGGCGAAAACCTGCATTGCTTCTCGCTCACCCCGGTCAAGGGACGACGCGCTTACGCCCGCGAGCAGTTCGAGGCACGGGCCAAGCTTGAGAGACAGCAGGAATATCTCGACCTCGCCGAGAAGCTTGCCCGGGTAGGGCATTGGCACGCCCAACTGGCCACCGGCGAGGTGTTCTGGTCGCCGGTGGTCTATTCGATCCATGGGCGGGATCCCGCCGACGCGGCGCCCCTCGATCTTGAAAAGGCCATCAATTATTATCACGCGGACGACCGCGAGGCTGTGCGCGCCGCCATCACTGAGGCGATGGACAGCAAGCAACCCTTCGCGTTTGAAAAGCGACTGGCACCGAGCGAGCATCAGGGCGTGCGTTATGTCGAAGCCTATGGTTTGTGCGAGTTTGACAATGCCGGACAGCCAACGGGCATATTCGGCGTCCTGCGCGACGTCACCGAGGCGCGCCAGGCTCAGGCCGACCTGGAAGCCAGCGAAGAGCGCTATCGCATGCTGGCCGACAGTGTTCCGGGCCTGATCGGCTATTGGGATCGCGATCTATGTTGCCGCTTCGCCAATCAGGCCTACCAGGAATGGACCCCCTATGCGCCTGCCGAGCTGGTGGGCATGACCATGGCACAAGTCGCCGGCGAAGAACTCTTCGCGCGTAACCAGCCATACGTGGTCGCTGCCCTGGGCGGCGAGCGACAGAGCTTCGAGCGCACCGTGGTGATCCCCACCGGGGAAACGCGCCACGCCTGGATCGAATATCTGCCCGATCACGGGCCCGATGGCACGGTGCGCGGGTTCTACTCGATGATCACTGATGTCACTGCGCTCAAGCAGCGCGACCAGGCCGAGCAGGAATCCAACGCGCTACAGTCCGCGGTATTGTCCAGCACCAGTTACATGGTCATTGCCACAAAGCCAGACGGTACCGTGACCATGTTCAACGCGGCAGCGGAGGCTGCCCTCGGCTATCGCGCCGAAGACGTCATTGGCAAACACACACCGGGGCTCTGGCACGATGTGAGCGAGGTTGTTGAGCGTACCGAGCAGATCAATGCAGAACTAGAAACCGCTATAGAACCTGGCTTTGCCACGTTTATTGCCCAAGCCGATCGCACTGGATCTGAGACGCGAGGCTGGACCTATATCGCCAAGGACGGACGTCGCTTCCCCGTCCGGCTGAGTGTCACCCAACTGCGCGATACCGATGAGCAGATCACCGGTTATCTCGGCGTGGTAGAAGACATTACCGACCGCAAAGCGGCAGAAGAAGCCCTGCGCACCAGTGAGGAGACCTTCCGCGTTGCCATGGAGCATGCCAGCATCGGTATGACGGTGCTTGACCCCGGGGGGCGCTGGGTCCGGGTTAATCAGGCGCTGACGCAATTGCTGGGCTATACGGAGGAACAACTGCTCGGTCTGGACTTCATTGCCGTCACCCACCCCGATGACAGGGTGGCCAGCGAGCAAGTGGTTCAACAATTGCTGTCGGGGGAAATTGACACGCACACGGCCGAAAAGCGCTATCTGTGTCGCGACGGACAATCGGTCTGGGCACAGTTGAGCGCTGCCGCCGTACGCAATCCCGATGGCAGCACTAAATACCTGGTAGCCCAGATACAGGACATCACCGAGCGCCGCGAAGTCGAGCGGGTCAAGAACGAGCTGATCTCGACGGTTAGTCATGAATTGCGTACACCCGTCACCTCGATCCGGGGAGCGCTTGGCCTGCTGGCCGGGACCATGGCCAACGATCTGTCGCCGCAGGCTGTCAAGCTGGTCGACATTGCCAACAAGAACAGCGAGCGGCTGATCCTGCTGGTCAACGACATGCTCGACATCGACAAAATTGCCTCGGGCAAGATGGCGTTTGACCTCCGCTCGGAGGCGTTGGGCCCGATTATTGGGATGGCGCTTGAAAACAACCAGCCCTATGCAGACCGCTTCGGGGTGAGCATCAACACCAATGCCGAAGAGCTGTCGGTCGAAGTGATGGTCGATCCGGCGCGCCTGCAGCAGGTCATGAGTAATCTGCTCTCCAATGCGGCCAAGTTTTCGCCTGCTGGTGAGCAGGTGGACGTTACCGTCACGGCGGGCGACACAATGTGCCGCGTTGCCGTCCGCGATTACGGACAGGGCATTTCAACCGCTTTTGCGCCGCTGATCTTTGGCAAATTTACCCAGGCGGACTCCTCGGCCACCCGCTCCAAATACGGT
The DNA window shown above is from Devosia litorisediminis and carries:
- a CDS encoding aminobutyraldehyde dehydrogenase, with the protein product MSFETRLFINGDYVQGQGPALASHEPATGKVLAEVASADHAQVDAAVTSAHAAFAKWSQTTPKERSLALLRIADAIEARSHSLADVESVNAGKPWRYVQAGELANVADVFRFFGTAVRNVPGTAANGFRSSRHTSMMRRDPLGVIASIAPWNYPLLMAAWKIAPAVAAGNAVVIKPSENTPLSLLFLASILAEFLPPGVVNVVCGDGPEVGQTLITHPLVRMISLTGDVRTGRAVLKAAAGESIKRTHLELGGKAPLIVCADADIDTLVETLREASFYNAGQDCTAACRIFVDQSIAQEVTDRLSGMIGSLVYGAPERDDVEFGPLITGSQRDRVAGFVERARADGADIVAGGATPDQPGYYYQPTLVAAPIEAEIVQKEVFGPVLTITAFDEPATALEWANASEYGLASSVWSRDGVQAMNIANALQYGITWVNTHGVFATEMPHGGMKNSGYGSDLSMQSLMDYTQVRHIMVAS
- a CDS encoding LysR family transcriptional regulator — encoded protein: MRILDMTTFVALARHRHFGRAAEELHTTQPAISIRLAAMEEEFGCRLMHRTGRNFSLTPSGQRVLETFQSILSAYDGLKHELTDEASLAPKVVRIGAIDSVSSTWMTPFVEALHEAAPTLKIELTVEGTKSLIDGMNKGEFDVIFALDPAIGDNFRSFTSCVLQMTWAGSPKIINPDRTYSVDDLASLPIITFPKDTPPYRMIAPYFQDEQVLASKLTSSNSLYSIINLLIDGFGVGAIPSVTIKRELKMGLLHPIRVTKHFPAMPIIGTYQAISERDLIRRVVEQAHVSAALYCATVDPSMAWVD
- a CDS encoding alpha/beta fold hydrolase produces the protein MSLIDRHAVTVSGRGTKPMVFLHGYGCDQNMWRLMTPFFEEAHKVVLYDQIGAGRSDLSAYDKDKYNRLQGYADDLIAICDELALGPVVVVGHSISGTIALLAAKKRPELFEKLVMVGPSPSFINDGDYVGGFDRSDIDDMLEFLQLNHEGWSSQMAPIIMGNPDRPALAEELEASFCRTDPQIAKQFARATFLSDHRADLVDVNTPTLILQSDDDTIAPVSVGTYMAQNMPNAQMVLLRAQGHCPHISSAPLVSKAILDYLAQ
- a CDS encoding PAS domain S-box protein, whose product is MTDKGSALDLFELAPAAMVLCHRQGFVQKFNRAFARLVGWQDGKIPPARQFKELLTRPSQYIYGSQVVPPLHLLGAVEEIELDIVTADGSKLPVLLGAVQIDGGDGENLHCFSLTPVKGRRAYAREQFEARAKLERQQEYLDLAEKLARVGHWHAQLATGEVFWSPVVYSIHGRDPADAAPLDLEKAINYYHADDREAVRAAITEAMDSKQPFAFEKRLAPSEHQGVRYVEAYGLCEFDNAGQPTGIFGVLRDVTEARQAQADLEASEERYRMLADSVPGLIGYWDRDLCCRFANQAYQEWTPYAPAELVGMTMAQVAGEELFARNQPYVVAALGGERQSFERTVVIPTGETRHAWIEYLPDHGPDGTVRGFYSMITDVTALKQRDQAEQESNALQSAVLSSTSYMVIATKPDGTVTMFNAAAEAALGYRAEDVIGKHTPGLWHDVSEVVERTEQINAELETAIEPGFATFIAQADRTGSETRGWTYIAKDGRRFPVRLSVTQLRDTDEQITGYLGVVEDITDRKAAEEALRTSEETFRVAMEHASIGMTVLDPGGRWVRVNQALTQLLGYTEEQLLGLDFIAVTHPDDRVASEQVVQQLLSGEIDTHTAEKRYLCRDGQSVWAQLSAAAVRNPDGSTKYLVAQIQDITERREVERVKNELISTVSHELRTPVTSIRGALGLLAGTMANDLSPQAVKLVDIANKNSERLILLVNDMLDIDKIASGKMAFDLRSEALGPIIGMALENNQPYADRFGVSINTNAEELSVEVMVDPARLQQVMSNLLSNAAKFSPAGEQVDVTVTAGDTMCRVAVRDYGQGISTAFAPLIFGKFTQADSSATRSKYGSGLGLHISREIILQMGGQIGFDSTPGEGATFWIDLPLAVA